The segment GATGCCTTCTTTTCGATTGAATTGGTGCGGCACTAGCATGGCGGCATACCGAGCCAGTTCACCACCTTTCCAGTCTAACAGAAATGGCAACCAGGGATAACGAGCATCTAAGCGAATAAACCACAGGCGCACTTCGGGAATTTCTGATAGTTCGCGAGGATCGTTGGGATCGAGGGAAATTCCGATATTAAATTGCAATTGCTGTTCGCCAGATGCGATCGCATTTTCTTGCAGCAGTTTTTCGATCGCCTCTACAGCTGGCGAAATATCTAAGTTATTTAAATGGTTGGCATCCAGCGCGATCGCAATAGTCATCGAGTCTCACAATGTACAAAAAAGGACATATCCCATTTTCCTTCCACTCTGCCACAAATTGGTTTCAAAGCGAACAGAAGTTAAAATCATAACCTGGGACAACTGTATCAATACTCGACATTTTACGATAAATAAGGTAAAGTGGATATGAGTTTACTTTATTAGCTACCCAAACGATTGTTAATTTAAACCTGCTTGCATCTAGCTGGAGTTTACCAATAAAAAGAAAAAATACGCTTAGAAGAGAGCGAGCCGGTTACTTGCGGTTCGCCATCACCCATAGCAGGAAATTGTAGCAAAGTTAAAATAGTAGACAAACATATAAAAACTTACCAATAAAAATCAAGAGCAATCAGTATGAAAAATGAAGCGATCGCTGTTAAACCAATTCGTTCCTTAGAGGACGCCTTAGACAGGTGTCAAGCAATGGGAATGCGCTTGAGCCGTCAGCGTCGCTTTATACTGGAACTGCTCTGGCAAGCTCAAGAACACTTATCGGCCAGAGAAATATACGATCGTCTGAATTACCAAGGAAAAAATATCGGTCATACCTCTGTTTATCAAAATTTAGAGGCATTATCTGCACAAGGCATTATCGAGTGTATCGAAAGATCCGATGGTCGTTTGTACGGTAACATCAGCGACTCTCACAGCCACGTCAACTGCTTGGATACCAATCAAATTTTAGACGTTCACATCGAACTACCCCCAGAATTACTCCAGCAAGTCGAACAACAAACCGGAGTAAAAATTACCGAATATAGTATTAATTTCTTCGGTTATCGAAAAAGGGACTAAGGGCTCGGTAAAAAGGGGAAATGGCTGATTCTAGAATAGTTTTTTTCCCCATCTCTTCCTTCTCCCTCTCTTTCTCAGTGCGAAAAACGTCCGCGTACCTCCTTCGTCGAAAGAAACTATTAAAGTCACTTAAAAATATCGCTTTTTATCCTTTTTATACCTTTAAGAGTAACTAGAAATGGAACTGACCATAAATTGTCCAGCCCCCAAACATCTTGTAAATACCTGGGAAACCCCATCATCTTAAATTTCAACCCACTACTTTGAACAGACTTCAAATATTGAGAATATCTCATAATAAAAGTTTTGATGACAGGCAGAGGTTCTCCGGCGCTTACTTGATACTCCAGAAGTTCAAAAGCTGAAGGTTTCAAATCTCGAACTTTTGCGATAATTGGATCGGGAATAGGTACTAATAGTAACTCAGATAAAATCGCGATCGCCTTTTTTAACGGCAAAATAAATCGATTCTTTTCTGCCTCCATTACTAGGAAATCCCAATCGATTGAATCGGCAAATGAATTAATAATTATCATCCCGTCAGCCACCAAGCGAATTGGTGGAACTAAATGCCATATCGTTCCCTGCTGACAAAGCTGTAATAACTGATAAGTTGGGTTGAAAATATAACTTGATAAATCTTTAATTGGCGTTACTATTACTCCCGCTCCAAAATCAGTATTTGCTGGCAAAGGATACCAATATATATGCCTGTAAAGATTAAGTGTTTTACCAGATTCATCTACAAAACTAATTACAGACAACTTAGATAGAACTTTATCTGGTACTTTTTCTTTTAATTTCCAGCCCAACTTATTCAATAAACCGATCGCTGCATCTCCATCTGCCCAACGCACAAATATATCCAAACTATCTATAGCACGAAGTCCATCATCTTGGTAATAATGTAAAAGCAAAGCAACATCTTTAAGAATTATTGCCTCAATCCCAGCATCTTGAAAAGAACGCAGAAGTGCGGTTAATTTAGAAACTAAAAGTTGATTTTCATACCATCTACGACGGTAGACACCCTTAAGTCTTACCATCTCAGAATCTTCAACACCATGAGCAGATAAATTGCGATACAGTAATGGCAGCAACCGATAAGATTCTGGATCGAGTTCCTCAATATCGACAGTGGTTTTCCATTGGTGCCAAGCATCAGTCGCATCTTTTCCCTCCTGAAAGGCAGCCCGTAAAAGCAATTCATGCTCGGAAGTAAGCCACTCAAATTTTCGAGCGTTTTTAGAATTCATAAGGTGTATAAATGATTCAAAAAGTAAAGGCTAAGGAAATCAAAGTTAAAGAATCGCGCCCGGAAATCGAGCTACTTATATGTTGTGCCAGAACTAGCATAGACACTGCAATCGCAGAGAGAATCAAAACCATTCTCCAGGGAAACATTGACTGGACATATTTAATAGAAATAGCATCTCAACACGCCACAAAGCCACTTTTATACCACAATCTTTCCAGCATTTGTCCACAAGCAGTTCCACAGCCAATTCTCGATCGCCTTCGCAACGATTACCGCGCCAATGCTCTCCGAAATATGTCCCTGACTAAAGAATTGTTAAAACTCCTAAATTTATTTGAAAAGCATCAAATTCCCGCCATCACCTACAAAGGAGCAGCCTTGACTGCTGCCATTTATGGCAACCTATCGCTCAGGCAGTTCGGAGATTTAGATATTTTAATTCAGCCGCAGGACTTTTCCAGAGCAAAAGAACTACTGATTTCTCAAGGATATCACCCAGATTTAAAATTTGAGTGGGAAGAAAGTTGGATAAATAATAAAAATAAAGTTAATGTAGACCTCCATCAAAGAATAGCACCAAAATACTTCCCTCTTTCACTCGATTTTGAGGAATTGTGGCAACGTCTTGAGCTTGTATCTATTATCGGTACAACAGTAAATACTATTTCCACGGAAGACTTATTGATTATTCTTGCCTTGCAGATAGCAAAAGACTCTTGGGAGCAGGAGCAAAAGCTTTCTCAACTCTGCGATATTGCTGAATTAATTCGCTCTCATCAACAGTTAGATTGGGGACGGATCATCAAGCAAGCTAAAAGTTTAGGCAGCGAACGAATGCTGTTAGTTAGTCTCCTCTTAGCCAAAGATATTTTGGATGCAAAACTATCAGCAGAAATAGAACAAAGATTGCAAGGAGATTGGTTGATAAAACTACTTGCAGACAAACTACGGCGATGGCTTTTTGATAGTTCTGACAGCACGATCGACAAAGTGCAAAAATTATTCTTCTTCCCTTTTGCAATAAGGGAACGTTTACAGGATAAAATTAATTATGGTCGTCGTTTGACATACCTCTCTTACCTGGCAGTAAAAAATCGGGCGGAAGGATAGAAGCGTTACTTATCAAGCAAGGCTGAGGCCGGGAATATTTACTCTAATTTTGTATACTGAAGTGCGAGCGGTGATATAAAGACTTTGCCAATCTTCATCTCCCCAAGCACAATTTGCTGGTTGTTCGGGAGTCACAATTGTTCCTAAATGATTGCCTTCGCGATCGAATACCCACACGCCGCCTGCACCCGTACAGTATATGTGTCCCTGCACGTCTACTTTCATCCCATCCGGTGAACCTGGTTTTTTGATGTTCATATCGTAAAAAATCCGACCATTAGCAAGCGTACCATCTGTTTTAACATCAAAAATTCGGATATGACGGCGTTCTGAATCATCAATATAAAGCTGCTTTTCATCAGGTGAAAATGCCAAACCATTTGGTTTATCAAAATCATCGGCTACGATCATAATTTGATTCCCATCAGGGGAAAGGCGATAAACTCCTTGGATTGGTTGTTCTTGCTGTTCGGGTTTAATGCCATAAGGAGGATCGGTAAAATAAATAGCGCCGTCACTTTTGACTACAACATCATTGGGACTATTGAGGTTTTTGCCTTGGAATTTATCGGCTAAGATGGTAATTGAACCGTCTGTTTCGGTGCGGGTAACTCGGCGCGTACCGTGTTCGCAAGCAATTAATCTTCCTTGTTTATCTCTAGTTAAACCGTTGGAATGATTACTAGGTTTTCTGAATATTTTTACTTGAACATCAGTAGTCAGTTTCAAAATTTTGTTGGCAGGAATATCGCTAAAGAGGAGATACTTTTCTTCGGCAAACCAAATTGGCCCTTCAGTAAACTCAAATCCGGTAGCCACGCGATCGATCTTTACTTTTTTAGGAAAGAGGGTTTTAAATGCTGGAGATTTGGCTTCTAAGGAACCTGTATTAAACTGTAACTTTATGCGATCGATTCTTTTTTCCAGCCTCTGCATCACTCGTTTAATTCGATGCTTAATATTTGAAATTCGAGCTTTCAAATAAGTTTGACTTGATTTTTGTGCCATTTTCACCTTTCTATTTAAATTAACGAAATATCGGGACTTCGATCGCGCGGCTACTTAATTCTTCAAACAGGCTATCATACTCTTCTCGATCGATTGGAAAATCTACTGTTTTGTTTCGGAGTGCAGAAAGTATAATCGCGTTAATCAATTCAATAGTAGGCAAGGTATTTTCTCCATTTACTATAGGCTCTCCTCCATTGAGGATGGCATCGATAAAGCTGTCCATTAAAATTAAATGATGGGGAGGGTCTTCTTTCTTTAACAAACCCAATCGCTGTAATAAACTTGGATATTTCAGTAATTTTATTTCTTTTAATTTTTGGGAAGCTTGACGATCCCATTGGCGAATCAAATTTTCCAAATTAGGATCTTTTTTAATATCTAGAGTTTGCCACTTTGTTTTTGGCTGATCGTGATTTCCTCCCAGATCGATCGCCATTTTGGAAAGTCGATCTTCATAAGTCCCCAGCAAAATACGATCGTAGCGATCGCTAGTTAAACTTTGAACATCCTGAACGACAACTATTCCTTTATCTCCAGCTATTTGACGAATGCTATAACCTCTAGGTTGATTAATAGTAAGTTGGAGCGAACCAAAAGCACCATTTTCAAACAGGACATTCGCGCAGACGATATCTTCAATTTCTGCTTTGTGAAGTTGATTACCAATCAGCGCAGAAACTTGTTTGGGTTTACCAATTAGCCAGCAAATCAAATCTAGGTCGTGACTGGCTTGATTCATCAGCACGCCACCACCTGAATGTTGCCAAGTAGAGTGCCAACGATCGCGATAATAGCTTTCTGGACGAAATTCAACCCATGACCAAAGTATGCGCGAAATTTTACCAATTGCTCCCTCTTCAATCAAATGCTTGATTTTCTGAGGACTTCGATAGGTACGATATTGATGAGCAACACCAATTTTTAGGTTGTTGACCTTTGCTGCTGCAATCATCGCGTCAGCTTCTGAGACGCGGTTAGCAAATGGTTTTTCCATAAAAATATGAACTCCTGCCTTCAAGCAGGCTAAACCAATTTCGCTATGAAGATGGTGGGGAGTTGCGATCGAAACTGCATCAACAATTCCAGCGTCCAGTAAGTCACGGTAATCTGTAAACCACCGCACGCGATGTTTGTTTGCCTGTTCTTTGACTGCCGTTTCATCAATATCGACCAGAGCAACTAACTCGACATTTTCGTGTTTTTTGGCTAAGTAAGAGTGAAGTACACCAATACCTTTGGTTCCAATTACAGCGTAACGAATTTTTCTCATAGTAATTTTTATTTTTAGTATTAAAATATAGTGAAAAGTCTGCTATCAAGGTGGATCTTGAGCAACGCGATGATTATATAATGTTGTTCCTCCATCAATTTTAAGAACCGTTCCTGTGGTGAATTTTGAAAAATAATCTGAAGCCAAATAAACGGCTGCTCTGCCAATATAACAAGGATTAATCGAACTTTCGTACAACATGGTATGTTCTTGACGGTAAGGGTTTCCTTGCTCGTCTTCTTCAACCCAACCGGGAGCGATTCCATTTACTCTTATCCCATAGGGAGCTAAGTCTACTGCTAATTCTTTGATGATCATACCTAACGCTGCTTTTGAAGAACTATAACTAGGCCAACGGGCAATTATTTCTTGGTGTATTGATGTAATAAAAATAATAGAACCACTAATAGAATTAGCCACCATCATTTGGGAAATAAGTTTGGTAAGGTAGAGCGGGCCAAATATATTAGTTTGAAAGGTTTTTTGCCATTCTGCTAAATCCAAATTATTTATACCAATAGTTTCAAATTGAATACCTACATTATCGATCAGAATATCAATTATAATTT is part of the Leptolyngbyaceae cyanobacterium genome and harbors:
- a CDS encoding CRR6 family NdhI maturation factor; translation: MTIAIALDANHLNNLDISPAVEAIEKLLQENAIASGEQQLQFNIGISLDPNDPRELSEIPEVRLWFIRLDARYPWLPFLLDWKGGELARYAAMLVPHQFNRKEGIQYNPEALEIFVMQKLFVLTEWMKDRGIESPSRLKAMAQMFGYELDDGLFEVINN
- a CDS encoding Fur family transcriptional regulator; translation: MKNEAIAVKPIRSLEDALDRCQAMGMRLSRQRRFILELLWQAQEHLSAREIYDRLNYQGKNIGHTSVYQNLEALSAQGIIECIERSDGRLYGNISDSHSHVNCLDTNQILDVHIELPPELLQQVEQQTGVKITEYSINFFGYRKRD
- a CDS encoding nucleotidyltransferase family protein is translated as MNSKNARKFEWLTSEHELLLRAAFQEGKDATDAWHQWKTTVDIEELDPESYRLLPLLYRNLSAHGVEDSEMVRLKGVYRRRWYENQLLVSKLTALLRSFQDAGIEAIILKDVALLLHYYQDDGLRAIDSLDIFVRWADGDAAIGLLNKLGWKLKEKVPDKVLSKLSVISFVDESGKTLNLYRHIYWYPLPANTDFGAGVIVTPIKDLSSYIFNPTYQLLQLCQQGTIWHLVPPIRLVADGMIIINSFADSIDWDFLVMEAEKNRFILPLKKAIAILSELLLVPIPDPIIAKVRDLKPSAFELLEYQVSAGEPLPVIKTFIMRYSQYLKSVQSSGLKFKMMGFPRYLQDVWGLDNLWSVPFLVTLKGIKRIKSDIFK
- a CDS encoding nucleotidyltransferase family protein, translating into MIQKVKAKEIKVKESRPEIELLICCARTSIDTAIAERIKTILQGNIDWTYLIEIASQHATKPLLYHNLSSICPQAVPQPILDRLRNDYRANALRNMSLTKELLKLLNLFEKHQIPAITYKGAALTAAIYGNLSLRQFGDLDILIQPQDFSRAKELLISQGYHPDLKFEWEESWINNKNKVNVDLHQRIAPKYFPLSLDFEELWQRLELVSIIGTTVNTISTEDLLIILALQIAKDSWEQEQKLSQLCDIAELIRSHQQLDWGRIIKQAKSLGSERMLLVSLLLAKDILDAKLSAEIEQRLQGDWLIKLLADKLRRWLFDSSDSTIDKVQKLFFFPFAIRERLQDKINYGRRLTYLSYLAVKNRAEG
- a CDS encoding SMP-30/gluconolactonase/LRE family protein is translated as MAQKSSQTYLKARISNIKHRIKRVMQRLEKRIDRIKLQFNTGSLEAKSPAFKTLFPKKVKIDRVATGFEFTEGPIWFAEEKYLLFSDIPANKILKLTTDVQVKIFRKPSNHSNGLTRDKQGRLIACEHGTRRVTRTETDGSITILADKFQGKNLNSPNDVVVKSDGAIYFTDPPYGIKPEQQEQPIQGVYRLSPDGNQIMIVADDFDKPNGLAFSPDEKQLYIDDSERRHIRIFDVKTDGTLANGRIFYDMNIKKPGSPDGMKVDVQGHIYCTGAGGVWVFDREGNHLGTIVTPEQPANCAWGDEDWQSLYITARTSVYKIRVNIPGLSLA
- a CDS encoding Gfo/Idh/MocA family oxidoreductase; its protein translation is MRKIRYAVIGTKGIGVLHSYLAKKHENVELVALVDIDETAVKEQANKHRVRWFTDYRDLLDAGIVDAVSIATPHHLHSEIGLACLKAGVHIFMEKPFANRVSEADAMIAAAKVNNLKIGVAHQYRTYRSPQKIKHLIEEGAIGKISRILWSWVEFRPESYYRDRWHSTWQHSGGGVLMNQASHDLDLICWLIGKPKQVSALIGNQLHKAEIEDIVCANVLFENGAFGSLQLTINQPRGYSIRQIAGDKGIVVVQDVQSLTSDRYDRILLGTYEDRLSKMAIDLGGNHDQPKTKWQTLDIKKDPNLENLIRQWDRQASQKLKEIKLLKYPSLLQRLGLLKKEDPPHHLILMDSFIDAILNGGEPIVNGENTLPTIELINAIILSALRNKTVDFPIDREEYDSLFEELSSRAIEVPIFR
- a CDS encoding SDR family oxidoreductase; the protein is MNLKNRLNNIKTRFKAAFKAFLNPAPTLKPKVIVKTVEPSIVLDNQLLAGKNILITGAAKNIGRSIAIEMAKQGANIFFTDILEEGILNLKKELNTYPVKFRGFVSDISKPEDIDSLFASLSENKIIIDILIDNVGIQFETIGINNLDLAEWQKTFQTNIFGPLYLTKLISQMMVANSISGSIIFITSIHQEIIARWPSYSSSKAALGMIIKELAVDLAPYGIRVNGIAPGWVEEDEQGNPYRQEHTMLYESSINPCYIGRAAVYLASDYFSKFTTGTVLKIDGGTTLYNHRVAQDPP